The following are encoded together in the Bradymonas sediminis genome:
- a CDS encoding PKD domain-containing protein, with the protein MRRSEFYRAGSLVFLGACLAASAALVGCGEERNQEPTVRISASSLATVQGESVTIDGSESSDPDGDPLRFYWELSAPEGSAVQFDDLRTETVTFVADVAGSYTVSLSVSDGEFRTDPESVTIEASSGVVEEGAPVAKTGADRTVELGAEVLLDGSDSTDPEGAALTYAWTLSSSPSGSSAALSDATSVQARFTPDKVGDYHVSLKVSNGTYTSAPAQVVISAVEEINEFAPIADAGADQQGAVGTPVNLDGSGSSNPNGSDADLRYFWTFQSQPENSGVIAINRPSSPDAWFLPDAEGTYVLRLEVRDAEENLSTDTVSIEIERLPSDVTLMISGYLQGSSQNKAVSLYNFGSAPVDLTRVRFCIFANDEVTSCSYDAAITRTISTHPDGTDMLGAGEVLTICEGRVSLPGFVADDCDRSQGTYLANLNGDDRFLIYENTDGNEAFTGVDLVIDAFGQTAMQPADTIWKDKTFLRCNFDLYDGAAPFAAADYFNVRSKDFITGFADAPSEGCD; encoded by the coding sequence ATGCGTCGTTCCGAATTTTATCGCGCTGGCTCTTTGGTGTTTTTAGGTGCTTGTCTTGCGGCGAGTGCTGCGCTGGTCGGGTGTGGTGAGGAGCGAAATCAAGAACCCACGGTCCGCATTTCGGCGAGCAGCCTTGCCACCGTGCAGGGCGAATCGGTCACGATTGATGGGTCCGAGAGTTCGGACCCCGACGGGGACCCGCTGCGTTTTTATTGGGAGCTGAGCGCGCCGGAGGGGAGCGCGGTTCAATTCGACGACCTGCGCACCGAGACCGTCACCTTTGTCGCCGACGTGGCCGGCTCTTATACCGTGAGCCTGAGCGTGAGCGATGGGGAGTTTCGCACCGACCCCGAGAGCGTCACGATTGAGGCATCCTCGGGCGTCGTCGAAGAGGGCGCGCCGGTCGCAAAGACCGGCGCCGACCGCACCGTCGAGCTGGGCGCTGAGGTGCTGCTTGATGGCAGCGACTCGACCGACCCCGAGGGCGCAGCGCTGACCTACGCCTGGACGCTCAGCAGCTCGCCAAGCGGCAGCAGCGCGGCGCTCAGCGACGCGACGTCGGTGCAGGCGAGGTTCACGCCAGATAAGGTCGGCGACTATCATGTGTCACTGAAGGTCTCGAACGGGACCTATACCAGCGCGCCGGCGCAGGTCGTCATTAGCGCCGTCGAAGAGATCAACGAGTTCGCCCCCATCGCCGATGCGGGCGCTGACCAGCAGGGCGCGGTGGGCACGCCGGTGAACCTCGACGGCAGCGGCTCGAGCAACCCGAACGGGTCTGACGCAGACCTGCGTTATTTCTGGACCTTCCAGAGTCAGCCCGAGAATAGCGGGGTCATCGCGATCAACCGCCCCTCCAGCCCCGACGCCTGGTTTTTGCCCGACGCCGAGGGCACCTACGTGCTGCGCCTGGAGGTGCGCGACGCCGAGGAGAACCTGTCCACCGACACCGTTTCGATTGAGATTGAGCGACTCCCGAGCGACGTGACGCTGATGATCTCGGGCTATCTGCAGGGCTCCAGCCAGAATAAGGCGGTCTCGCTGTATAACTTTGGCTCGGCCCCGGTCGACCTGACGCGGGTGCGCTTCTGCATCTTCGCCAACGATGAGGTGACAAGTTGCAGCTATGACGCGGCGATCACGCGCACCATCTCTACCCACCCCGACGGCACCGACATGCTCGGCGCGGGCGAGGTGCTCACGATCTGTGAGGGGCGCGTGAGCTTGCCCGGCTTTGTCGCCGACGATTGCGACCGCTCCCAGGGCACTTATCTGGCCAATCTAAACGGCGATGATCGTTTTCTCATCTACGAGAATACCGACGGAAACGAGGCATTTACCGGCGTCGACCTGGTCATCGACGCCTTCGGCCAGACCGCGATGCAGCCTGCCGATACCATCTGGAAGGACAAGACATTTTTGCGCTGCAACTTCGACCTCTATGACGGCGCCGCCCCCTTTGCGGCAGCCGACTATTTTAATGTCCGAAGCAAGGATTTCATCACCGGCTTTGCCGATGCGCCGAGCGAAGGCTGTGATTGA
- a CDS encoding amidase family protein yields MMATRYLLGRAFFVVASCALLVVGCSDAPIDEPVSPNQQCAGSAGPDDLDTDGDGAPDDCDNCPYIANTDQADGDFDGVGDRCDDDRDGDGIDNEIDNCPDIYNPDQRDSDRDGVGDVCERCPDGEDLRDSDGDGIADCFDNCPSVANPDQIDTDGDGVGDACDNCIPVPNAGQADRSGDGIGDACIPTAQRVFDPEEASIADIHRTILAKKMTCEAIVDAHLQRIARYDLDVSEGAPINAFVMFNESVREQARALDAQFAETNSLVGPLHCVPIGVKTNFDSSDTTTTNGSLALVGTRAPDDGFALAQMRERGALLVGTTGMDEFAGGVHGIGGRHGKTGNAYNTATNSGGSSAGSGAAVAAGFLVGATGTDNCGSLSIPAAYHGLVTMRSTHELVSVDGIFPSNPLDVVAGPLARSVRDMAVLLDAMAAANPGDARQNHPRWARPDSYTDHLNPNGLRGRRIGILRRLSAETDDWYRDPFEGGDAATHRTWTRAIEDMRRLGAEVVENVRLPEFLPSRYGAGFVVHVDAYLKGVDSPVKNFAQICEEERFSKSTYSSVEACMERNESGYAYPNGSLDKGRNAYAFNRAHVTHVMDLLDLDALVYPADATGAAHRFAAQPNCLATSASGLPAVVVPVGESTGRVKLPIGMMIMGREFDEPSLIEMVYAFEQGTGWRRPPQLHAASEPEDVPRLDLQAANDLRLALAEAAFEQVLAGQNKFDLYPERFRQIAREVLQEAGAVHLLGPAE; encoded by the coding sequence ATGATGGCGACGCGGTATTTATTGGGCAGAGCGTTCTTTGTGGTGGCGAGCTGCGCCTTGTTGGTGGTGGGCTGCTCGGACGCTCCCATCGACGAGCCGGTGAGCCCGAATCAGCAATGCGCTGGCTCGGCGGGGCCGGACGACCTTGATACCGACGGCGATGGCGCGCCGGACGATTGCGATAATTGTCCCTATATTGCCAATACCGACCAGGCCGACGGTGATTTCGATGGGGTCGGTGACCGCTGCGATGATGACCGCGACGGCGATGGGATTGATAACGAGATCGACAACTGCCCGGATATCTATAATCCGGACCAGAGAGATAGCGATCGTGATGGTGTGGGCGATGTGTGCGAGCGCTGCCCGGACGGCGAAGACCTGCGCGATAGCGACGGCGACGGGATCGCGGATTGCTTTGATAATTGTCCGAGCGTCGCGAATCCCGACCAGATCGACACCGATGGCGACGGGGTGGGGGACGCCTGCGACAATTGCATCCCGGTGCCAAATGCTGGCCAGGCGGACCGCAGCGGGGATGGGATAGGCGATGCCTGCATCCCAACCGCGCAGCGTGTTTTTGACCCCGAAGAGGCGAGCATCGCGGACATTCATCGCACGATTCTCGCCAAGAAGATGACCTGCGAAGCGATCGTCGACGCGCATCTGCAACGGATCGCGCGGTATGACCTCGACGTCAGCGAGGGCGCGCCGATCAACGCCTTTGTGATGTTTAACGAGAGCGTGCGTGAGCAAGCGCGCGCGCTCGACGCCCAATTCGCCGAGACAAATTCGCTGGTGGGCCCGCTTCATTGCGTGCCGATTGGGGTGAAGACGAACTTTGACTCCAGCGACACCACCACCACGAACGGGTCGCTTGCGCTGGTCGGAACGCGCGCTCCAGACGACGGTTTTGCGCTGGCCCAGATGCGTGAGCGAGGCGCGTTGCTCGTCGGCACCACCGGAATGGACGAGTTCGCCGGCGGGGTCCACGGCATCGGTGGGCGCCACGGGAAGACGGGCAATGCCTACAACACCGCGACGAACTCGGGCGGCTCGAGCGCAGGCAGCGGGGCGGCGGTCGCGGCGGGTTTTTTGGTCGGGGCAACGGGCACCGATAATTGCGGCTCGCTGTCGATCCCGGCGGCCTATCACGGCCTGGTGACGATGCGCTCCACCCACGAATTGGTGAGCGTTGACGGCATCTTCCCCAGCAACCCGCTGGACGTGGTCGCCGGGCCGCTCGCCCGAAGTGTGCGAGATATGGCGGTGTTGCTCGATGCGATGGCGGCCGCGAATCCTGGTGATGCTCGTCAGAATCATCCGCGCTGGGCGCGACCGGATTCCTATACCGATCATCTCAACCCGAACGGGCTGCGCGGGCGTCGGATCGGCATCTTACGTCGACTCTCAGCCGAGACCGACGACTGGTACCGGGATCCGTTTGAGGGCGGCGACGCCGCGACCCACCGAACCTGGACCAGGGCAATTGAGGATATGCGCCGGCTCGGCGCGGAGGTTGTCGAAAATGTGCGGCTCCCGGAATTCTTGCCGTCTCGCTACGGCGCGGGGTTTGTCGTTCATGTCGACGCGTACCTAAAGGGCGTCGACTCTCCGGTGAAGAATTTCGCTCAAATCTGTGAGGAGGAGCGCTTCTCCAAATCGACCTATTCGAGCGTGGAGGCGTGTATGGAGCGCAATGAGTCTGGGTACGCCTATCCGAACGGGTCGCTCGATAAGGGGCGCAACGCCTACGCCTTCAACCGGGCGCATGTCACGCATGTGATGGACCTTTTGGACCTCGACGCGTTGGTCTACCCGGCCGACGCCACCGGCGCCGCGCATCGCTTTGCAGCGCAGCCAAATTGCCTGGCGACATCCGCCTCGGGACTGCCGGCGGTCGTGGTCCCCGTTGGGGAATCCACCGGCCGGGTGAAGCTGCCGATTGGGATGATGATCATGGGGCGCGAGTTCGACGAGCCCAGCCTCATCGAGATGGTGTATGCCTTTGAGCAGGGAACGGGTTGGCGCCGCCCGCCGCAGCTGCACGCGGCGAGTGAACCGGAAGATGTCCCGCGGCTCGACCTGCAGGCGGCCAATGACCTGCGCCTCGCCCTGGCCGAAGCCGCATTTGAGCAGGTGCTCGCCGGGCAGAATAAATTCGACCTCTACCCGGAGCGCTTCCGCCAGATCGCTCGGGAAGTCTTGCAGGAGGCGGGCGCCGTTCATCTTCTTGGTCCCGCCGAATAG